Below is a genomic region from Trichocoleus sp. FACHB-46.
GGGAGCGCTTTAACTACTTCACCCACACAGAGGGCTTCAACTTTCCGCCTTTCTGCGAATAGCTCACAGAGGTTCCATGCAAGCCCGGAGAACGCACAAACGAGTGCGTAAATAGCGCCACTTTGCCAGAAGCTTGCAAATTGATGCAAGCCAAAGACAGTAAACACACCAGAGAAGAACGATGCCACGACGCAAGCAAGACCGATCGCTAGTGCATAGCCAACGAGTCTTTCTACAATCGCAACCCGCACAGTTCTCTTAGCAAGCTGAACACCAAGCCATCTAGCAGCTTGGAACAACGCATACGGAGCAATCGCGATCGCACCTAACATCACTGCTTTGAACAGGAAGGGTAAGAGCGCCGCCACGAATGCGTGAATTGCAACAACCAGTCCTGCTGCAATTGTTGGAACAACTACAACAGCCGCAACACCAGTAGTAACAGCTAAGAAGTTTTCACTACAGAACTGCACAACTTGCTTGCTACGGGCAAGGACTGTTTTAGACGTTTCAGAAGCCCATTGCTGAGCTCTCTGTAGGCTAGGAAGCCGTTCAGACAGATGACCAACGAACTGTTGAACACGAGCGAGGCGAGATTGGAAGAAGGTAATTTTCATTGTTGTTACTCCTTCGCCGCGCCTTCCCCCCTTGATCGGGAGTCTCAAGCTACTCGCAAAACGAGTCACTACTCGGCATTTCAGTCGGCAAAATAGCCATTGATAGCTTTTGGTAACGTGTTTTGTTTTGGCCCAAGCTTTGATGAGAGCAAGAGGTTTATTCATCTTCGCCAACCTCAAGACCGTACTCTCGTAAAACTGTTAGCAGCTTTGACCATGCTGCATCATATCGGGCACGCTTTTGGGGTCTGCCATTGGTGCTGATGTGTGGTACACCCCAAATGTGCCAAATGATATTTCTTAAGCTCAACTGCTCCCGATGCAGCTGAATCACGCGATCGCTTAACCAATCGTCTATGTACTGAGCCATTGGATCAGCGAAACCAGGCCAGTCATCGTCACGAGTTGCAATCCAGCGATACTCTACTAGCGCAATCTTGTAAGCTTGGTTTTCCCCTGGCTTTGCTCCCCAGACTGACTCAATAATCTGCGTTTGGGTTGCACCTTGAGATAGCATCTCATTGATGGTTTTGCGCCGACGCTGTGAGTCCGTTTCGCGTTTCAATTCAGATTTCGTTTCGCGTTGCTGAGGGCGATCGCCACCATTACCCCCCGAATTAAGACCACCGCTCCCTGAATTGAAACTTGAATTGAAATCTGAAATTGGGCGATCGCTAACAGGTAAATTCCTTATCTGGTCTAGGGTTTCAGCAAATGGATCGCGATTTCGGGGTTCTGAAAACTCTGAAATATGATCTTCAATTGCCGAAAGGAACTCCTCACTCAGACCTTCAATATTTCGCGCATCGTTTCGCTTCATTTCGGGATCTACCACTGTTGTAGGTTGGCTTCTCTCAAGCTGCTCGCGCTGTTTTAGCCATTGCTGCCCAGCTCTCGCACCACGCTCACGAATGTAGGTGAGGTCGGGCGTCACCGCAGGTTTTCTCTCTACCATCACTGGGTATTCTTGCTCTGATAGGAACGCGAGTAGTGGATTTTTCTCAGGTTCACTGCCACCTAGTGTCCCGGCATACTCGGTTGCAACTTCACCTAAGCGAACATACTTCAAGCACTTACGCAGACTGCCTTCTCCTTCGATTTTGAGGGCTTTGACCTCGTCGCCTTGCAGCAATAGGATCAGTCTGAGGCCAACTTTGCGAGCCTCACGGAGCAGGAGCTTCAGATAGTTAACAGCCTCTGTGAATACGCTCGCGGTCGCCAAGTACTCGTCCAACACAATGTTGTATGTGGGGCGCTTAATCCCTTTCAGTTTGAGCTGATAGCGCTCATCCATCTCCGCAAAGATAGTCTTAATCACGGTCGCGACTGACACTTTGTACGTGCCGTCTTCGCCCCTAGGCAGTCGCCCGCTGACCAGGTCATCAAAGGCGATCGCTTCGTCTTTATCTGAGCCGTAGTTTCGCCCACCAGAGAATACGGGGAGCCCGTGAAAGTCGCCTTCTAGGGGGTCATAGTGAGGCGCAACGACAATTGTGGTGCCGTCTAACCAGCTCGCCATCCATTCGGCGGTCAGCGATTTGCCCCCGCCAGTCTCGGCGACGACTGCAATGTGAGGATACTTATGAGGTTTGGTGTTGAACAGCTTCCAGTCAAACAGTTCTGGGGCTTCCTGAATTTGCATTGGTTGAGCGATCGCGGCAATCTTCTTCGCCCAATCAATCTCTTTGGCCTTCCAAGCCAAGCCAGAGACCATCTTTAGCTCCCGTTCTTGCTCGGTTGCCTGAGCTGCGATCGCGTGCTGAGCACCTGCTGCCATCAGTGCAAATGTGCCCAGCAAAACCTTAGTGCTAGGGGGCTTGCAAACAATGAAGGCGAGAGCGAGTACCAGCGAACCATAACCGAGCAATCGCGATACAAACAGGCTAGTGCTTGCACTCTTGAATAGTCGAATGTAATCCGCTGGTAGAAATCCGCTCATGATGTTTTACAAGAACAAACTCATTAATGCACTCGCAGAACTAGCGATCGCGATACCCCAGTGCAGGCCAATTTCAGCAAGTCTGCTCTGCTTAAGCTTCTTGAACTTCACGAGATACCAAGTCAGTACTGCTAGGCCAAATAGAGGGATCGCAAGAAGTACTGAAACGTAGAGCTTGTAAGGCTCCCAGATAGGCTTAAAGGCTTCTAGAACGAGAAATGTCATCCCAGGCCACACGAGCCATACGGCAACATATCTGCAAAAATCTCTAGGGATTTGGGGGAATGCTGCAATCTTGTAGCTGGGTTGCTCTAAGAACGGGAGCTGCTTTTTGAGAAAGTCAGGCGTTTGATCAATGACTTGAATGATCGGAGTCTGACTCTGATCCGAGTTGAATTGTGATTGTCCTTGATTTGCCATTACTCTTGCCTTTACTCTGCTTAGATTTGGGCTTCTTGCTGTCGTCAGAGCTGAAAAAGTTCAACCAGACTGGAGAAAAGGCGATCGCTATCAGAAGCAGAATAAAGACCCCGGTAGGATCGCCCAATATCTGATCTCTAGGGGAACTGAGCATTCCCTGAACCTCTTTCGCATCTTGAACAAGTCGCCCATCAACTGATTCAGCAATAGACTCTGCTGTAACGTTCATGAGGATTCCAGGTGAAACGAATTATTCCGGGTGAAATCCGCTGACCCAGGTAGCGAACAAGCGAATACTGACAATGGACCCAGGCTGAGCAATTTGATGTCTCTCCAGCAGAAAGTAGCTCTCTTCAACATGAATGCTGGGGCATTCTTCAATCAGCTTCTCTGCTTTGTCAGCAAGCGCTCTCAACTGAGCAGGTGTGAATGAGAGGTGAATTGTGGATTGAAGAGATGCCTTTGCCGCACAGCGATCGGACTTAGGAGGAACGGTTTCAGGTTGATGATCGCTCATGCTGCATCTCCAGCGGTTGACTGAACCGAATTGCAGCGCCGCCCAGAACCGCGATACTTATTGACACAATTACCGCTATTGCTAGAGTTCGCATAAAATCGCCCCAAGGCAGAAGACTGAAACTGCAAGCCACGCTCAAAACCTTTCTGCTCGGTTCGTTCTAGTTCGAGCTGCTTTTGCTGCTCTTGAATAATTCCAAAGAGCTTGTCTGCAATGAATCCACCAACCGAGAGGGCGATCGCTCCCATTAGAAATAGTGGAATCCAGCCAGCGCTACTACCTTCACTCTGTTGTCGAGAGCGGGGCTGAATATCTACAGCATCAGAGCTAGCTTGCACAACCTGACCTTGAGGAGCACTGACAGCGATCGCGCCATCTTGAGGCAATGGGGTCGCTTTGAGGACTTGACCGTTACCGTCAACCTGAATGATCCAACTTTTTGAACTGTCCATAGTAGATTGGTATTGTCGTTTTTGCACTTTTTCACTGAGTTGAGCGAGTTGCAATCGCTCAACTCTTACTTACACAAGAACTTGAAACACTAAGAGCGGCAGGGATTGAAAGACTCAATCACTCTTAACTCCATCGCTGGTAGACATCGCCTTCTACACTTGATTCGTTGCCCAGTGTGTGAGGCAAGGCGTGCTGAGGCAGATCAGGTAAGAACTTAAAATCGCTTGCAGTCAGCTTCTTATCAGCTTGATTAACCACGGTCACGACCTGCTGATTAAACCCTGTGATCACTTGAGCTAGAACTTGAGAGCCAGCCACCAGCGTTTCAAGCTGAGCATTCAGCATCAATGACAGTTGACGTCTACCTAAGTTCTGACCCAGCTCAATGAAGGTCTGATCAGATGCAGCGATCGCCCCGGCTAAGTTCTGCTGAACAGTGGTAATCGCGGCTGCATTGTCTTGCGAGTGGTCAGGTACAGCGAAGCTAGACTGAGCAGCCTGAGCTTGCGGTTGCTGAGGCTGTTGAGCGGCTTGACCTTGCGGCTCGCCAAGTTGGGCGCGAATTGCTCTGCGAACACTCTGAGCCTGATCAGTTGTAAACGGCTTCTGCAATCCCAGAGTGCCTGCCACTGATTCGATTCGGGCATTCGTAACATCATCTTGCTTGTAGCCCTCGCGTAACAAGGACATTCGAATGTCTAGAACTTCAAACACCTGAGGGGCAGTTGGATCAGAGTCAGGTTTGACTTGCGCTTGTTGGGCTTGCGTCTGGTCAACAGGCTTCTCTGCTTTAACTTCAGTAGTTTTCTTGTCTGCAACCTTAGTTTCGGTTGCTTTAGTTTCAGCCGCCTTAGAGGAGGATTTCTGAGGGGTCGCTACCACGTTGTTTCTCCATGTATAAAACTTCAACAAATTTTTTGCCGCCGTTCCAATGAAACAGGCAAGCTTCTTCGAGCTTCCTAAGATCTTTGTGAGTGTAGAAACTACCACCACTTTCAGTAACAGGTTTGATTTCCTGTGCGTCTCGCCACCTCCAAAAAGTTGTTGTCGAAATAGGTTTGCCAGGAGCAAGGGCTTCGAGTTTCTGAATTAGCCAGTCGGGCACAGAAAACTCATTTTTAAGGATCTTGCGAAGGTCAGGGGGGATAATTAAGCCTCCGCGAAGTCGCTGTAAGCGCTTTAGAACATAGGCTTCAGTAAGTAACTCGTGACTCATTTCAGGGTTCCGCGTGAATTCCATGTGAAATTTTTTGTTTCGCGTGGAATTACCTAATAGAGCCATATTAGGCCGAGTACCTTGCCTAGTCAATAGGTCAAGTACTCGGCCTAATAAATCAAACTGAAATATAGGCTAGGTACTAGACTTGGTAAAGTGTTGGCATGGGGAGAAAGAGCAGGGGAAAATCACAAGCGGGGCAGCCTGAAACCAATTGGCCTGAGACGAAAACGGCTCAGGTCAAAACTATGGTGACGCCTACTGCCAAAGGACTAATTCCTGAGGCTTTGAAGCGCATTGGCCTCAACCTTTCTGAATTTCTTGAGCATTGGTCTCGCGGATTACTTATAGTTCAGTGGCGTGATTTTTCCATTGCTGAACTAGTCCAAGGATGGAATTTGGAAGAACTAGCGCGAGAATCCTGCCTAACGTTGGAGGAATTAGAGGCGATCGCTAAAGGTGCTAAGCCAAGTGATACTGCTCTAATTAGATTGGGAGGATTGCTAACCAAACCAGTGCCCAATCAAGATCCCCTATCTACTGAAGACCTAAGGCAAATTCGGACCAAAACTTTTCCTCCCGCTCAACCCAAAGTAGGTAACGGAAATGGAAACTAGTCTTAGCCCTGACTATCTATTGAGGCATTGCCGTTCTATTCCCAGCGAGAAGGAATTAGTTCTGCATGCCGCTAATGAATTTATTGGGTTAATGCTGACCTGTTATCCCAGCGTTGTAGCTAAGTTGGCTAAGAAGGAGCGTTGTCAGCAAGCTGTGATTCGTTGGACTGGTTGCAAACGCGATTTTGAAGTCCCAGCTGCTTTTGCTGATGAAGCAGGAGTGCCTGACATTCAGGAAATACGCGATTTCAACCAAAGATATTTGCCTACCCCACGTAGTCGAAATCAGCAGATACTGCTGGAAGCAACCTTAAATGACAAACCTACCGGAATCGTCACGATTCGTTCTGGGAAAGTTATTTTTATGAACGACTTGATGCCTGCGTTTGTTGGACTGCCTCCAGACGAGATCATTGTCCCTGACATCTATGACCTATTTAGGGAGAAGGAAGAATACACGCCCGATGATCCGGACGAGTTTAATCAACGGCTTAAAGAAAATCGAGTTCTTGTCGGCAGTTTGACTGCGTTTCGGACCAATGGTGATTTTGGGGCTTTCGTTGGTACCTATCGCCACGATGTCTGGACGGATGTGCCGCTGCGAGGCGATCGCACTACAGAAGTGGAAGTTCGTATCAGTGAGTACGATCGGTTTGAACTGATTAAGAGGTTTGCTTAGGCTCCTCTTCACCTTCATCGAAATCAGAAGCATTGGGGCCAGGTGCCCACTCAGGGGTGTAAACCGGAGTTGCTGCTGCCACTCTTCCTGCAATAGCAGTCCCTCCACCTAGCACGCCTGTGATGCCCACAACAATATTGGCAATTTCTGTTCCGCTTAGGCCTCTGCCTTCGTCCGCTGCTTTCCCTAGAGGCGGTGCCACAATGGCGATCGCAGGCAGCAAAGCGACCATTGCGCCCCAGAACGTGCGGCTTTGAAAAATAGACTTAGCTTTTGCTGGGGGCATAATTTTCCTGATGCTGTTTATTTTATTAGAATATTATTATTCTGAAATCACCTGCACCAGTGTAGACGAGCAAACCTTAGGACGCGAACGGTGAAAGGGTAAAGTCGAGTGCGGGGCTGGTTCTAGGGCGTATCTCTATCAGCAGACCCTTTTCCTGTTGGCTTTTCATGAACCCGCGTTCTCAAAACTTTCTCACCAGCTTTGTCAATTGGTTTCAGCAAACAGTCCTAGGGAAAAAGCCTAAAGCTACTGCTCTCAAAGAAGTATTCGAGCAAACCCTTACAGAATCTGACTTTTTTGAGCATCAGAAATATTTGGGGATGCTGAACAAACTGCAACTCGTTCGTAGTGCAGATCCGTGGGCGATCGCTATGTGGAAAGCGACTCCACTCACTACCGACCACGCTTTTTTCTATTATTTAGTTTGCTTTGAAATCCCCTATACAGGAAAATCTACGACCTCCATCATTCTCTCAACTGGAGTTCGCAGGTTTAACTTGAAGCGAGGACAGGGCAAGAGTTGGGGTAAGCACCAAATTCAGGTAATGAAGGCTGAGCGTCAGTCGGATCAATGGGAAATTCTCTATTCGCGTAACAGTTCCTTCTTAAATGCAAAATTATCGAGTCAACCATCACTGAATGCGGCGATTGCCATGCGAATACTGGCGCGTCGGCTTCTCACCGTCTCCTTGAGGAAACTTGATTGGGATGGCTGGGACCATCAGGTGAACGTGGCGATCGCAGGCTGGGGGGAGCTAGAGCCTAGGAGTCCTTCAGATAATAAAGACTACTGGAAGCTAGACAAGAAATAAAATGGCCAAGAATTTCTACGGCGATCGCTTGGGCTGCTCAGGCTGTTGGGTTGGAGTATTGCCACCTTGAAAGTAGAAATCTTTGGCTAAGGGAATCAAAATTGGAGCGATGACGGCTGTCAGACCAAACAAGCCGGTGGCGATCGCTACTGCTACTTGGCTAAAAGCTTGGATGCGAGCCAGCCTAACCGCCGTATCGTTGCTTGCGGTCTCCTGTGTTTTCTTGATAACTGCAAGCTCGTCCCTCAGGGCTTTAACAGTTTGCTCCCAATCCTGACGCGACTTCTCAATTGCTTTAACATTTTCCCCGACCTGATATTCCAGCTTGGCGATTTGGCCTTGTAATTGAGCTTGACCAACCTTAATGGTCGTTCCACCTCTGGCCTCTAATACTTTTTCAATTTTTTCTAGAACTGACCCGAAATCGGCTGTTTTCTCATAGACCTCGACTTCTTGTTTCCTGGCCTCACGTTTAATAGCCGGGGCAGCAATGGAGCTAATTAGCTGTACCTCTCCATAACGCTTCAGATAAGCGATCGCCTCACCCAATGCCTCCTTGCCCAAGTCTGCCAGTCCTGGGTCTAGCCAAATTTGGTCAATTTCTGGATGAAGTTGCAGGTAAAGCATTGCTTCCTTGAAGCTTCGCTTCCACTCCACCGTTGCCTGATCACCATGCCGCTCTTTAACCTGCTCACAAAAGATGCGGGCGTCTGAAGAGGTATCCTCAATCAGCAAGAGATGTAACTGATCGGTATCATACATGGGGTAACCTCATGGCTTCCCAAGACTGCTGTAGCTTATCCAGGTTGTCAGCAAACTC
It encodes:
- a CDS encoding PAS domain-containing protein; translation: METSLSPDYLLRHCRSIPSEKELVLHAANEFIGLMLTCYPSVVAKLAKKERCQQAVIRWTGCKRDFEVPAAFADEAGVPDIQEIRDFNQRYLPTPRSRNQQILLEATLNDKPTGIVTIRSGKVIFMNDLMPAFVGLPPDEIIVPDIYDLFREKEEYTPDDPDEFNQRLKENRVLVGSLTAFRTNGDFGAFVGTYRHDVWTDVPLRGDRTTEVEVRISEYDRFELIKRFA